From Methanocalculus natronophilus, one genomic window encodes:
- a CDS encoding MarR family transcriptional regulator, with the protein MTAIDNRFRLLGYIAITREATVYDISKVLSLDSAYVHRMVKKLVDEGLLIRCDPIRNEKGAPTKPIRLTLHGLQEIFCHALSAARKSKNPYHTDTTGELRVGTRTIRSMIAHNQDLHPALHAYLCLFDTCAEEFFQPEPEQEEAYQNVRWVSTLTMMIEALVTALPPGTHSQFGSAALDNGGLGHPSERKSGDATTGRETGRDTETSTMTDFDADSFGADLFLEMERVVLAISRHAESEGRGTHILQYFSDEILPLCKPFEDAITARIMEYEKRAAHLQQIRHQLALIDAGSFECSGKTTSHEMSAQAKRS; encoded by the coding sequence ATGACAGCAATCGATAACAGGTTCAGGCTTCTTGGGTATATCGCCATCACAAGGGAAGCAACAGTATATGATATTTCGAAGGTGTTGAGCCTCGATTCGGCATATGTCCACCGAATGGTCAAAAAACTGGTGGATGAAGGCCTTCTGATCAGGTGTGATCCCATCCGGAACGAGAAGGGTGCACCCACAAAGCCGATCCGCCTGACACTGCATGGATTGCAGGAGATTTTTTGCCATGCTCTCTCAGCTGCCAGGAAGAGCAAAAACCCCTATCATACAGATACGACCGGGGAACTCCGGGTTGGGACAAGAACGATCCGATCCATGATCGCCCATAACCAGGATCTCCATCCCGCCCTGCATGCATATCTCTGTCTCTTTGATACCTGTGCAGAAGAGTTCTTTCAACCCGAACCTGAGCAGGAGGAGGCATATCAGAACGTCCGCTGGGTATCCACCCTGACGATGATGATCGAGGCACTGGTTACTGCCCTGCCACCAGGAACGCACAGCCAGTTTGGTTCAGCAGCCCTGGACAATGGGGGATTGGGGCATCCATCAGAGAGGAAATCGGGGGATGCCACCACAGGCAGGGAGACAGGCAGGGACACAGAGACGAGCACCATGACCGATTTCGATGCAGATTCGTTTGGAGCAGATCTCTTTCTGGAGATGGAGAGGGTGGTATTGGCAATCTCCAGACATGCAGAATCAGAAGGAAGAGGAACCCATATCCTTCAGTACTTCTCAGATGAGATCCTCCCTCTCTGCAAGCCATTTGAAGACGCAATTACTGCCAGGATCATGGAATATGAAAAACGGGCTGCACATCTCCAGCAGATCCGCCATCAGCTTGCACTCATTGACGCCGGTTCATTTGAATGCAGTGGGAAGACCACCAGCCATGAGATGTCTGCCCAGGCAAAACGCTCATGA
- a CDS encoding EamA family transporter yields MLWFLFALGGAVSQAVYAGMVKRLLTEERLYPLAGFSFLAASFFLGIVILALGIPPLGPGLFPAISGTVMINILATILLYRALTRSDLSLCIPMLAFTPVFLLVTSFLILGEIPTTGGAVGMLLVASGAYILHLDPGENRCATLATPFQRLRHDRGVQSMLAVAFLFSISVNFDKQVVENSDPFFGSMIVFTLLATAFLALTIFDNRRKGVKGSVFCSSPSLLMLAYPLVGLILALEIVMINLAYTHAIVPYVISIKRLAIVFSVVFGILFFGEQSGLGRITGAIIMVAGAGVIAILG; encoded by the coding sequence ATGCTCTGGTTTCTGTTTGCTCTTGGCGGGGCTGTATCCCAGGCAGTATACGCAGGAATGGTCAAACGCCTGCTTACAGAGGAGCGGCTGTACCCGCTTGCAGGTTTTTCGTTTCTTGCTGCATCGTTTTTTCTTGGTATTGTGATTCTGGCACTGGGGATTCCCCCGCTTGGGCCCGGCCTCTTCCCTGCCATCTCGGGCACGGTCATGATTAATATCCTTGCGACAATCCTGCTGTACCGGGCTCTCACCAGAAGCGATCTCTCACTCTGTATCCCGATGCTTGCCTTCACACCTGTTTTTCTGCTTGTGACGTCCTTTCTGATCCTGGGTGAGATCCCAACAACAGGCGGGGCTGTCGGGATGCTGCTCGTGGCGTCTGGAGCCTATATTCTCCATCTTGATCCCGGTGAAAACCGCTGTGCAACACTTGCCACGCCCTTTCAGAGGCTCAGGCATGATCGCGGTGTCCAGTCGATGCTTGCGGTTGCGTTTCTCTTCTCGATATCTGTCAACTTCGATAAACAGGTGGTGGAAAACTCTGATCCATTCTTTGGCTCAATGATAGTCTTCACCCTTCTTGCGACAGCCTTTCTGGCTCTCACTATTTTTGACAATCGGAGAAAGGGGGTGAAGGGATCTGTTTTTTGTTCTTCACCCTCTCTGCTCATGCTTGCGTATCCTCTTGTCGGCCTCATCCTGGCTCTTGAGATTGTGATGATAAACCTCGCCTATACCCATGCGATTGTTCCGTATGTGATCAGTATCAAGCGACTTGCCATCGTCTTCTCTGTCGTCTTTGGGATACTTTTCTTTGGGGAGCAATCGGGACTGGGCAGGATTACTGGCGCGATTATCATGGTTGCCGGTGCAGGTGTCATAGCGATCCTTGGATGA
- a CDS encoding histidine kinase N-terminal 7TM domain-containing protein, translating into MLSLLFVSIGFLLRNTWDRELKLPITLFFVFAAIWCAGDAVFYIFTDAEFQLAATTISFIGIALIPVALFLIAFAYAGMGPFFTLRKKLALFIIPGITIMLVATNSLHYLFYSGVTRQYLFGTVIWEVSYGPLYPIHIIYSFFLVATSIGILLYTYTNSSGLIRRQISWLFLGILVPLTINILHILRIDPHPGLDWTPFALIFTAGILVSGHARIRLFSIVPLARDRIIESMEDGIIVLDRDYRIIDMNKSATLTVGETFRDVEGTDGTAILNRWGSPDPKKQSVLVHRKIDNRTFEVRSHRLRDKIGNEYGVIIFIRDITEVYRARKSLEEANKKLNLLSSITRHDILNQITAILGYGSLIREELPDDPEIQNYMSRLNAAVRTIQRQISFTADYENLGMADPVWQHAETVIHRAMQETDTGSIPIEVKTGNLEIYSDPLFFKVFANLFQNTIHHAEGAAKITIWFEKRGDDGVLVVEDDGIGIPENMKERIFTHIRGSKMGLGLFLIREILSITGMGIQETGTYGEGARFEIFIPEDTFRNAPEKTGF; encoded by the coding sequence ATGTTGTCTCTTTTATTTGTGAGCATCGGATTTCTACTCCGCAATACCTGGGACAGGGAGCTGAAGCTGCCTATCACCCTCTTCTTCGTATTTGCTGCCATCTGGTGTGCGGGAGACGCAGTATTCTACATATTTACTGACGCAGAATTCCAGCTTGCCGCAACAACCATATCCTTCATCGGGATTGCCTTAATTCCCGTTGCATTGTTTCTGATAGCCTTTGCATACGCCGGTATGGGCCCGTTCTTTACCCTGAGAAAAAAACTTGCACTCTTCATTATTCCAGGTATAACCATCATGCTGGTTGCAACAAACAGTCTCCATTATCTCTTTTACTCCGGAGTAACCAGGCAGTATCTGTTTGGCACTGTCATCTGGGAAGTCTCATATGGACCACTCTACCCAATCCACATCATCTATTCATTCTTCCTGGTTGCAACCTCAATTGGTATCCTCCTCTACACCTACACAAACAGCAGTGGTCTTATCCGGCGCCAGATATCCTGGCTTTTTCTTGGAATACTCGTTCCTCTCACAATCAATATACTCCATATCCTCCGGATCGATCCCCATCCGGGCCTGGACTGGACACCGTTTGCCCTTATCTTCACAGCAGGCATTCTTGTCAGCGGCCATGCCCGTATCAGGCTCTTCTCTATTGTCCCCCTTGCACGCGACAGGATCATCGAATCTATGGAAGATGGGATTATCGTCCTTGATCGGGATTATCGGATCATTGACATGAACAAATCCGCCACACTGACAGTTGGCGAGACATTCAGGGACGTGGAAGGGACTGATGGAACAGCCATCCTCAACCGGTGGGGATCCCCTGACCCAAAAAAGCAATCCGTGCTGGTTCACCGAAAAATCGACAACAGGACATTTGAGGTGCGTTCCCACCGGCTCAGGGATAAAATCGGTAATGAATACGGGGTAATCATCTTTATTCGGGATATAACAGAGGTATACCGGGCACGGAAAAGCCTTGAGGAGGCAAACAAAAAACTCAACCTCCTCTCCTCAATCACCCGGCACGATATCCTGAACCAGATTACTGCAATTCTTGGGTATGGATCGTTAATCCGGGAAGAACTCCCCGATGATCCCGAGATACAGAACTACATGAGCAGACTCAATGCTGCGGTCAGGACGATACAGCGCCAGATCTCATTCACCGCAGACTATGAAAACCTCGGTATGGCTGATCCGGTCTGGCAGCATGCAGAGACGGTCATCCACCGTGCCATGCAGGAGACAGATACCGGATCCATTCCAATAGAGGTGAAGACAGGTAATCTTGAGATCTATTCCGATCCCCTCTTCTTCAAGGTCTTTGCAAACCTTTTTCAGAACACCATCCACCATGCAGAGGGAGCAGCAAAGATCACCATCTGGTTTGAAAAACGTGGAGACGACGGCGTGCTGGTTGTCGAAGATGACGGTATCGGCATCCCTGAGAATATGAAAGAGAGGATATTCACCCATATCCGTGGAAGCAAGATGGGGCTTGGCCTCTTTCTCATTCGCGAGATCCTCTCGATCACAGGCATGGGCATTCAGGAGACGGGCACCTATGGAGAAGGTGCCCGTTTTGAGATTTTTATTCCTGAAGATACATTCCGGAATGCACCAGAGAAGACTGGCTTTTAG
- a CDS encoding potassium channel family protein yields the protein MGTDDQRFRLYLGILLLVFLVGSLGLAALEGLSLFEAVYFIIVTIATVGYGDIVPKTDAGRTLVLLLILAGVGTFLTVIAYIIDMTVSRSNQQARKKKIGMLIGVFFSELGVPCIYRLKDAVPSVLSGRDDLLIGDDWDARRFGAARKSLLGMECRCELGKIDLVALEQFLSRKRGVMIQLLQHPMLFEDEPFAEMITALSHFGDELSARRDLRDLSEPDLMHLSRDCERVVLHLLIGWLDYMEYLKNHYPYLFSLSVRTNPFDPHASAEIAS from the coding sequence ATGGGAACTGATGATCAGCGTTTTCGTCTCTACCTTGGGATTCTTCTCCTGGTCTTCCTCGTCGGATCTCTTGGCCTTGCGGCACTTGAGGGTCTCTCGCTCTTTGAGGCGGTATATTTCATCATCGTGACTATCGCAACAGTCGGGTATGGCGATATTGTTCCAAAGACCGATGCCGGCCGCACCCTTGTCCTTCTGTTGATCCTTGCCGGTGTCGGCACGTTTCTTACCGTCATTGCCTATATCATAGACATGACGGTCTCACGGAGCAACCAGCAGGCCAGGAAGAAAAAAATCGGGATGCTGATCGGCGTCTTCTTCTCTGAGCTTGGTGTTCCCTGTATATACCGGCTGAAAGACGCTGTTCCGTCTGTTCTGTCAGGCAGAGATGATCTCCTCATCGGGGATGACTGGGATGCGAGACGGTTTGGAGCAGCCCGAAAGAGTCTTCTTGGGATGGAGTGCCGCTGTGAACTCGGGAAGATAGATCTGGTGGCTTTGGAACAGTTTCTCTCACGGAAGCGGGGAGTGATGATCCAGCTCCTCCAGCACCCGATGCTCTTCGAAGACGAACCGTTTGCAGAGATGATTACCGCGCTCTCCCATTTTGGAGATGAACTCTCGGCACGGCGGGATCTGAGGGATCTCTCTGAACCTGACCTTATGCATCTTTCCCGGGATTGTGAACGGGTGGTTCTTCACCTGCTTATCGGGTGGCTCGACTACATGGAGTACCTGAAAAATCACTACCCGTACCTCTTCTCGCTCTCTGTGCGGACAAATCCCTTTGATCCACACGCATCAGCTGAGATTGCTTCCTGA
- a CDS encoding SpoIIE family protein phosphatase — MKLPIPPMGVRTKILLAFLAISVISLLIAAGIASSVITTLGTTAIKESESLGRQAVGDSTSALIEDAEDYILRAALDQAEQISLYFEDTEKAIMTMAVYGSGIFDLPPIHTATQSGEIITPGSSPTPEERLWLMQMERIMIPVATTHPDITWCYIGTETGIVRIFPKADLPESFDPRTRDWYRNARLSEQVVWSRPYIDAGGEGLTVTGSYLIQDIDYTWVLGADVTIETINQMIIETTISGDGYAMLIDADGHVISRPGLDAGDRLWDESFTTENLLESANRELRAVVLKMVDGQSGISRISLDQNEVFIAYAPVRSTGWSIAVVMPVETVIAPALQTGERLEEQTAKTASKIDSQITRTRHLFIVTMVVLIGSAIIGSALFSQAITRPLKRLSEGAEAIGSGDLAYRVDCGTRDEFADLASNFNQMAEDLHTMMEDLKRTTAERERLSRELEIARSIQESFLPDRAPIIKGFDLAARSVPALFVGGDFYDFIPIDEGRYGLVIADVSGKGVSAALFMALSRTLVRASTADEPSPAVAIAQANRLIYEDSRTSMFVTLFYAILDAHKRTLTYVNAGHNPPIFLRGDDHSITLLKAEGIALGVMEEIELQTIEIPLHEGDLLILYTDGVTEAEDKNQELYGEERLEKVMMEIQGRTASGIIDAVMEDIAAFVGDAPQSDDITLLVMKAETKTDQLEE; from the coding sequence ATGAAGCTGCCGATCCCTCCAATGGGCGTCAGAACAAAAATATTACTTGCATTTCTTGCAATATCAGTAATTTCACTTCTCATCGCAGCCGGAATAGCATCTTCTGTGATTACCACACTCGGAACAACAGCGATAAAGGAGAGTGAAAGTCTCGGCAGGCAGGCAGTCGGGGACAGTACCTCGGCTCTGATCGAAGATGCAGAAGACTATATCCTGAGGGCAGCACTTGACCAGGCAGAACAGATCTCGTTGTATTTTGAGGATACTGAGAAAGCCATCATGACAATGGCAGTATATGGAAGCGGGATCTTTGATCTCCCCCCAATCCATACTGCAACGCAGTCAGGCGAGATTATCACACCGGGCAGCAGCCCAACACCAGAAGAACGCCTCTGGCTCATGCAGATGGAACGGATCATGATACCTGTTGCCACAACCCATCCTGACATAACCTGGTGCTATATCGGAACAGAGACTGGAATCGTCAGGATCTTCCCAAAAGCTGATCTCCCGGAGTCATTTGATCCCAGAACCCGTGATTGGTACCGGAACGCACGTTTGAGCGAGCAGGTCGTCTGGTCACGCCCCTATATCGATGCGGGCGGTGAAGGCCTCACGGTCACGGGATCGTATTTGATCCAGGATATCGATTATACGTGGGTGCTTGGAGCTGATGTCACCATAGAGACCATTAACCAGATGATCATCGAAACCACAATCAGCGGTGACGGATACGCGATGCTCATTGATGCAGACGGCCACGTCATCAGCAGGCCTGGTCTGGATGCAGGCGATCGGCTCTGGGACGAGTCATTCACCACCGAGAATCTGCTGGAGTCAGCAAACCGTGAACTCAGGGCAGTTGTCCTGAAGATGGTGGATGGACAATCCGGGATCAGCAGAATATCGCTTGACCAGAATGAGGTATTTATCGCCTATGCCCCTGTCCGGAGCACCGGGTGGAGCATTGCTGTTGTGATGCCGGTTGAGACGGTCATCGCACCGGCTCTCCAGACAGGAGAGAGGCTTGAGGAGCAGACAGCAAAAACGGCTTCCAAGATCGACAGCCAGATCACCAGAACACGACATCTCTTCATCGTTACCATGGTGGTTCTGATCGGATCTGCCATCATCGGCTCAGCCCTCTTCTCCCAGGCGATCACCCGGCCGCTCAAGCGGCTGAGTGAAGGAGCAGAAGCTATCGGGAGTGGAGACCTGGCATACCGGGTCGATTGCGGGACACGTGATGAGTTTGCCGACCTGGCATCAAATTTCAACCAGATGGCAGAGGATCTGCATACTATGATGGAGGACCTCAAGAGAACGACTGCTGAGAGGGAACGCCTCTCACGGGAGCTTGAGATTGCCCGGAGCATCCAGGAGAGTTTCCTCCCTGACCGGGCACCCATCATCAAGGGCTTTGATCTCGCTGCAAGAAGTGTCCCTGCCCTCTTTGTCGGGGGAGACTTCTACGACTTCATTCCAATTGATGAGGGTCGCTACGGTCTTGTGATCGCAGATGTCTCAGGAAAAGGAGTCTCTGCTGCCCTCTTCATGGCGCTCTCAAGAACCCTTGTCCGGGCAAGTACCGCAGATGAGCCTTCACCCGCTGTTGCAATAGCCCAGGCAAACAGGCTCATCTACGAGGATTCACGGACAAGCATGTTTGTCACGCTCTTCTACGCCATCCTTGATGCACACAAGAGAACACTGACATACGTGAATGCCGGTCATAACCCCCCGATTTTCCTGCGTGGCGATGATCATTCGATCACCCTCCTGAAGGCTGAGGGAATAGCCCTTGGTGTCATGGAGGAGATCGAGCTTCAGACAATCGAGATTCCGCTCCATGAAGGAGATCTCCTCATTCTCTACACCGACGGCGTTACAGAGGCAGAAGACAAAAACCAGGAGCTCTACGGGGAGGAGCGGCTTGAGAAGGTGATGATGGAGATCCAGGGAAGAACCGCATCAGGGATTATTGATGCTGTTATGGAGGATATTGCAGCATTTGTCGGCGATGCACCCCAGTCAGATGATATCACGCTTCTGGTGATGAAAGCAGAAACAAAGACAGACCAGTTGGAGGAGTGA
- a CDS encoding response regulator: protein MTKTVMVVDDDIPNLTVMGLLLKKIGYEAITINNGWDALSAIQEKMPDLILLDLMMTPIDGWQVLDELKKAGLDGVPVMLFTAKYIRDEEIAPYKDDIVLILQKPVSFKELEATLQDYFSKTS from the coding sequence ATGACGAAGACTGTGATGGTGGTTGATGATGACATCCCCAATCTTACCGTGATGGGTCTGCTCTTAAAGAAGATTGGCTATGAAGCAATCACGATAAACAATGGCTGGGATGCACTCTCTGCTATTCAGGAGAAGATGCCGGATCTCATCCTTCTTGACCTGATGATGACCCCGATCGACGGGTGGCAGGTTCTCGATGAATTAAAGAAAGCCGGGCTTGACGGAGTGCCTGTAATGCTTTTTACTGCCAAATATATACGGGACGAGGAGATTGCTCCATATAAGGATGATATTGTGCTCATTCTCCAGAAGCCGGTATCTTTCAAGGAACTCGAAGCAACCCTGCAGGATTACTTCTCAAAAACCAGCTGA